One genomic region from Spirosoma sp. KCTC 42546 encodes:
- a CDS encoding DUF5916 domain-containing protein, whose amino-acid sequence MLLAQKKNESYQLHINRATSPIIVDGNVEEPAWQAAEVASDFWMVLPMDTSRARVRTDVRMTYDDHNVYLSAVCYHGDVPGPYMVESLRRDWAFVKNDNFIFFMDTFDDQTNGFTFGTNAAGAQWDGLLYEGGKANLSWDNKWTSVVRNHADRYVIELAIPFKTIRYKKGITRWGINFSRQDLKTTEKSSWTPIQRQFPTASLALTGVLIWDQPPPQPGPNISIIPYALSGLTRDYQNGVPTKGKFDAGLDAKVAVTSSLNLDLTVNPDFSQVDVDQQVTNLDRYELFFPEKRQFFLENGDQFTNFGYATIRPFFSRRIGLGGVPIRFGARLSGKLNKDWRIGVMDMQTGRVDDTGLPAQNFAVVALQRRVSARSNIGMIFVNKESLAYTPTPDKPLYSRYNRNLGLEYNLASSNNIWTGKALYVKSFRPEQPGNDAVYAANVQYFTRRWLISGQVESIGKNYTAEAGYVPRVGYERGMATLGYTFLPTGSGVLNHGPVLTSTYFFDPAWRQSDNESLLSYAITFRNRSVFTAWVATDYVRLLQPFDPTNTGRETLATGTEHNWTAWGTDFDSKPQSVFTYGFSSRYGGYYANGTRLNLTADLGYRIQPYVSLAASFNYNDIRLPQPWGNTTFWLIGPRFDLTLTNKLYLTTFVQYNEQQKNMNVNARVQWRYKPASDFFLVYTDNYLPNSAQIGQDVPGFFSVKNRALVLKWTYWWNL is encoded by the coding sequence ATTTTATTGGCTCAGAAAAAAAACGAAAGCTATCAGCTTCATATCAACCGGGCTACCTCGCCCATTATTGTCGATGGTAACGTTGAAGAACCGGCCTGGCAGGCAGCTGAGGTTGCCTCCGACTTTTGGATGGTTCTTCCTATGGATACCAGCCGCGCCCGCGTTCGGACCGACGTGCGCATGACGTACGATGACCACAACGTGTATTTGAGTGCCGTTTGCTACCATGGTGATGTACCTGGCCCGTATATGGTGGAGTCGCTTCGGCGCGACTGGGCGTTTGTCAAAAATGACAATTTCATCTTTTTCATGGATACCTTCGATGACCAGACGAACGGTTTTACGTTTGGCACCAATGCCGCTGGCGCACAATGGGATGGTCTATTGTACGAAGGCGGAAAAGCAAACCTGAGCTGGGATAATAAATGGACTTCTGTCGTTCGAAATCATGCGGATCGGTATGTGATCGAACTAGCCATTCCTTTTAAAACGATCCGGTATAAAAAGGGAATTACCCGCTGGGGGATCAACTTCAGCAGGCAGGATTTAAAAACAACCGAAAAATCATCCTGGACACCCATACAACGCCAATTCCCAACGGCCTCACTGGCCCTAACCGGTGTATTGATCTGGGATCAGCCTCCGCCACAACCCGGCCCCAATATCTCGATTATCCCCTATGCGCTGAGCGGCCTGACGCGCGACTACCAGAATGGCGTTCCAACAAAAGGCAAGTTTGATGCCGGGCTGGATGCCAAAGTAGCCGTTACCTCATCACTGAATCTTGACCTGACCGTTAACCCCGATTTTTCGCAGGTAGACGTTGACCAGCAGGTTACGAACCTCGACCGGTATGAGCTGTTCTTCCCCGAAAAACGGCAGTTCTTTTTAGAGAACGGGGACCAGTTTACCAATTTCGGGTACGCCACCATTCGCCCGTTTTTTAGCCGTCGAATTGGTTTGGGCGGGGTACCGATTCGGTTTGGTGCCCGACTCAGCGGCAAACTCAATAAAGACTGGCGAATTGGGGTTATGGACATGCAAACCGGACGTGTTGATGATACTGGTTTGCCCGCCCAGAATTTTGCGGTGGTGGCTTTGCAACGCCGGGTTTCGGCTCGTTCGAATATCGGGATGATCTTCGTCAATAAAGAGTCGCTGGCATATACCCCAACGCCCGATAAGCCCCTTTACTCCCGCTATAATCGAAATCTGGGCTTGGAGTACAACCTGGCATCTTCGAATAACATCTGGACTGGTAAGGCCCTGTATGTTAAGTCGTTTCGGCCTGAGCAACCGGGTAATGATGCCGTTTATGCCGCTAACGTACAGTACTTTACCCGACGATGGCTGATTAGCGGACAGGTAGAATCGATCGGCAAAAACTACACTGCCGAAGCCGGTTACGTTCCTCGGGTTGGCTATGAGCGTGGGATGGCCACGCTCGGGTATACCTTCTTACCCACGGGAAGTGGCGTACTCAACCACGGCCCGGTATTAACCTCAACCTACTTTTTCGACCCGGCCTGGCGGCAAAGTGACAATGAAAGTCTGCTGAGTTATGCCATCACCTTCCGAAACCGAAGCGTGTTCACGGCCTGGGTTGCTACCGATTACGTTCGACTACTGCAACCCTTCGACCCGACCAACACGGGCCGCGAAACGCTGGCAACTGGCACCGAACATAACTGGACGGCGTGGGGAACCGATTTTGACTCCAAGCCTCAGAGTGTCTTTACCTATGGGTTTTCGTCTCGCTATGGTGGCTATTATGCCAACGGTACCCGCCTGAATCTCACCGCCGATCTGGGGTATCGGATTCAGCCCTACGTTAGTTTAGCAGCCAGTTTCAACTACAACGACATTCGTCTGCCGCAACCCTGGGGCAATACCACCTTCTGGCTCATTGGGCCCCGCTTCGATCTAACCCTCACCAATAAGCTCTACCTGACAACCTTTGTGCAGTACAATGAGCAACAGAAAAACATGAATGTGAATGCACGTGTTCAGTGGCGCTACAAGCCGGCGTCGGATTTTTTCCTGGTGTATACCGACAACTATTTACCGAATTCCGCCCAGATTGGACAGGATGTGCCGGGCTTCTTTTCAGTCAAAAACAGGGCGTTGGTACTGAAGTGGACATACTGGTGGAATCTCTAA